The proteins below are encoded in one region of Strix aluco isolate bStrAlu1 chromosome 8, bStrAlu1.hap1, whole genome shotgun sequence:
- the PDC gene encoding phosducin, whose protein sequence is MEENVNTSFDEDFEGQATHTGPKGVINDWRKFKLESEDGDSLSLSKKEILRQMSSPHRSFSKDDKDSRERFCRKMSMQEYELIQDEQEDESCLQKYRRRCMQDMHQRLSFGPKYGYLCELQNGEQFLETIEKERKTTTVIVHIYEDGIKGCDALNDSLTCLAAEYATVKFCKIKASDTGAGDRFSNEVLPTLLVYKGGELLSNFISISEQFNEEFFAVDVESFLNEYGLLPERELPALENGNTDEQDVE, encoded by the exons atggaagaaaatgtcaACACCAGCTTTGATGAAGATTTTGAAGGACAGGCGACACACACAG GGCCCAAAGGCGTGATCAATGACTGGAGGAAGTTTAAATTAGAAAGTGAAGACGGAGACTCTTTATCCTTGAGCAAGAAAGAAATTCTTAGACAAATGTCTTCACCACACAGATCTTTCAGTAAAGATGATAAAGACAGCAGAGAGAGATTCTGCCGTAAG ATGAGCATGCAGGAGTATGAATTAATTCAGGATGAGCAAGAAGATGAAAGTTGCCTACAAAAATACCGCAGACGCTGCATGCAGGATATGCACCAGAGGCTGAGTTTTGGGCCGAAATACGGTTATCTGTGTGAGCTGCAGAACGGGGAACAGTTCCTGGAAACCATTGAGAAAGAACGGAAAACTACCACCGTCATTGTCCACATTTACGAAGACGGCATCAAGGGCTGCGATGCTCTCAACGACAGCTTGACCTGCCTGGCGGCTGAGTACGCCACCGTCAAGTTCTGCAAGATCAAGGCCTCCGACACGGGGGCTGGAGACCGCTTCTCAAACGAAGTGCTTCCCACTCTACTTGTCTATAAGGGCGGGGAGCTTCTGAGCAATTTCATTAGCATTTCTGAACAATTCAATGAGGAGTTTTTTGCTGTGGATGTGGAGTCTTTCCTAAATGAGTATGGGCTGCTACCTGAAAGGGAGCTTCCAGCACTGGAAAATGGCAACACGGATGAGCAAGATGTTGAATAA